A section of the Candidatus Legionella polyplacis genome encodes:
- the ppa gene encoding inorganic diphosphatase, with the protein MNLTNINIGNKIPNEINVIIEIPMYSKPIKYEIDKKTETLFVDRFLSTSMCYPSNYGYIPNTLSEDGDPIDALVITPIPLVSCSVITCRPIGLLEMNDEKGIDIKILTVPITKITKYYKNIKSYKDLPENLLSSLKHFFQHYKDLEENKWVTIGNWKNKDSAIQTILNGIKNFKNIK; encoded by the coding sequence ATGAATTTAACAAATATAAATATAGGAAATAAAATACCTAACGAAATCAATGTCATTATTGAAATTCCTATGTATAGTAAACCAATAAAATATGAAATAGATAAAAAAACAGAAACTTTATTTGTAGATAGATTTCTATCTACCTCTATGTGCTATCCAAGTAACTATGGATATATACCAAACACATTATCAGAAGATGGAGATCCAATTGATGCATTAGTAATTACTCCGATACCATTAGTTAGTTGTTCAGTAATCACCTGCAGGCCAATAGGATTACTTGAAATGAATGATGAAAAAGGAATAGATATAAAAATCTTAACAGTACCTATAACAAAAATTACTAAATATTATAAAAACATTAAATCTTACAAAGATCTTCCAGAAAACTTATTATCATCTTTAAAACATTTTTTTCAACATTACAAAGATTTGGAAGAAAATAAATGGGTAACAATAGGAAACTGGAAAAATAAAGATTCGGCCATCCAAACAATTTTAAATGGAATCAAAAACTTTAAAAACATAAAATAA
- the coq7 gene encoding 2-polyprenyl-3-methyl-6-methoxy-1,4-benzoquinone monooxygenase, with translation MQFRYLRYFVRELDFLLRILFPLYVPRSIVRDNPSYNVNDCLFLNIKDIKYIIGLIRIDHTGEICAQALYRSQLFFIRNFGIRKKYIKIGIEEIDHLFWCKQRLTELGGSVSKLNLFFYICSFIIGLFISLFGENISLGFISESERQVVNHLKSHLNKIPIQDKKTRIILKKMIKDEYSHYNFAKNYGGMIFPFFLRKVMKYLSKVMIFSSYYI, from the coding sequence GTGCAATTTAGATATTTAAGATATTTTGTTCGTGAATTAGATTTTTTATTAAGAATATTATTTCCATTATATGTTCCAAGATCTATTGTTAGAGATAATCCATCATATAATGTTAATGATTGTTTATTTCTTAATATAAAAGATATTAAATATATTATTGGTTTAATAAGAATAGATCATACTGGTGAAATATGTGCTCAAGCACTTTATAGGAGTCAATTATTTTTTATAAGAAATTTTGGAATAAGAAAGAAATATATAAAGATTGGAATAGAAGAAATAGATCATTTATTTTGGTGCAAACAACGTTTAACAGAGTTAGGAGGAAGTGTTAGTAAGTTGAATTTGTTTTTTTATATATGTTCGTTTATTATAGGTTTATTTATTAGTTTATTTGGTGAAAATATAAGTCTGGGTTTTATTTCTGAATCTGAAAGGCAAGTAGTGAATCATTTAAAAAGTCATTTAAATAAAATACCTATTCAAGATAAAAAAACTAGAATTATTTTGAAAAAAATGATAAAAGATGAATATAGTCATTATAATTTTGCTAAAAATTATGGTGGAATGATATTTCCTTTCTTTTTAAGAAAAGTAATGAAATATTTATCTAAGGTGATGATTTTTTCTAGTTATTATATTTAA
- a CDS encoding FAD-dependent monooxygenase — protein MALAKNNFSIAIIEKNAIPKKSIIKTPKIYTITSTSKKFLKHIGIWNALKKNPFKKIYLYDSIGKSSITFDSKTIQLPQLGYIISDYNIRITLLKKAHQLQNIFFFSINTINSIIDTNTGINVSNQKNTWIGKLLLITDGKKSIAKKILKIPTISWPYKQNAITAIILTEKPHHYIAYQKTSINESLAILPLKNKKISSIIWSLPCNISKKMMCFKEQEFTSKLQTILNNKLGKIILKSKRHIFPIKIHNTKQYSGNKWILLGDAAHTIHPITGMGFNIGIYDILVWINCLKKFNNNLNSKKALQLYNCKRKKHVWKAICTTEILKYTLYHPKKSIIKLRSLGLKILNNIIPIKNKIIKDANGERYIKFL, from the coding sequence ATTGCCCTAGCAAAAAACAATTTTTCTATTGCAATTATCGAAAAAAATGCTATTCCAAAAAAATCCATCATTAAAACCCCAAAAATTTATACTATTACTTCCACATCAAAAAAATTTTTAAAACATATCGGTATATGGAACGCATTAAAGAAAAATCCATTTAAAAAAATATATCTATATGATTCCATAGGAAAATCTTCCATTACATTTGACTCTAAAACAATACAATTACCTCAACTAGGATATATAATTTCCGATTATAATATAAGAATTACCTTACTAAAAAAAGCCCATCAATTACAAAATATCTTTTTTTTTTCAATAAACACTATAAACAGTATTATAGATACTAATACCGGAATCAATGTAAGCAATCAAAAAAATACATGGATTGGAAAATTATTACTAATTACAGATGGAAAAAAATCTATTGCAAAAAAAATATTAAAAATTCCTACAATATCTTGGCCATACAAACAAAATGCTATCACTGCTATTATCCTTACAGAAAAACCTCATCATTATATAGCCTATCAAAAAACTAGTATTAACGAATCATTAGCTATTTTACCATTAAAAAACAAAAAAATATCATCTATAATATGGTCTTTGCCTTGTAATATATCAAAAAAAATGATGTGTTTTAAAGAACAAGAATTTACTTCTAAACTACAAACAATATTAAATAATAAACTTGGAAAAATAATATTAAAAAGTAAACGACACATATTTCCAATAAAAATACATAACACAAAGCAATATTCTGGAAATAAATGGATATTATTAGGAGATGCAGCTCATACAATTCATCCAATAACTGGAATGGGATTTAACATAGGAATATATGATATATTAGTTTGGATTAACTGTTTAAAAAAATTTAATAATAATCTAAACTCAAAAAAAGCTTTACAACTATATAATTGCAAAAGAAAAAAACATGTATGGAAAGCTATATGTACAACAGAAATATTAAAATACACTTTATATCATCCAAAAAAATCTATTATTAAATTACGATCATTAGGATTAAAAATATTAAATAACATAATTCCAATTAAAAATAAAATTATTAAAGATGCAAATGGAGAAAGATATATTAAATTTTTATAA
- the ubiE gene encoding bifunctional demethylmenaquinone methyltransferase/2-methoxy-6-polyprenyl-1,4-benzoquinol methylase UbiE, with translation MKKIYNKTHFGYRLINLKEKEKKIMNIFTRISKKYDLMNNIMSLGLHYKWKKFTVKNSQVKPGQIILDLASGTGDITILLKKKIKGIGKFFLVDLNYEMLKISRNKLLDLGIIKNTFFIQANAQSLPFHKNSFDCIIISFGLRNITNQEKTLRSMFNICKPGGKILILEFSHPKPILIKKLYNWYSIHIIPKLGKIFAKDENSYKYLVESIQMHPSQKELKFMIEKSGFQNCSYYDLHYGIVSLHTAYKY, from the coding sequence ATGAAAAAAATATACAATAAAACACATTTTGGATATAGATTAATAAATCTAAAAGAAAAAGAAAAAAAAATAATGAATATCTTTACAAGAATATCAAAAAAATATGATTTAATGAACAACATTATGTCTTTAGGATTACATTATAAATGGAAAAAATTTACAGTTAAAAATAGCCAAGTAAAACCTGGACAAATAATACTAGATTTAGCCAGTGGTACAGGAGATATAACAATTTTATTGAAAAAAAAAATAAAAGGAATAGGAAAGTTCTTTCTCGTAGATTTAAATTATGAAATGCTTAAAATATCAAGAAACAAACTACTAGATTTAGGCATAATTAAAAACACTTTTTTTATCCAAGCAAATGCTCAATCTTTACCATTTCATAAAAACAGCTTCGATTGCATCATAATTAGTTTCGGACTAAGAAATATAACTAACCAAGAAAAAACATTGAGATCGATGTTTAACATTTGTAAACCAGGAGGAAAAATATTAATTTTAGAATTTTCACATCCAAAACCTATATTAATTAAAAAATTATATAATTGGTATTCAATTCATATAATACCAAAACTAGGAAAAATATTTGCCAAAGACGAAAATAGCTATAAATACTTAGTAGAATCCATTCAAATGCATCCTTCGCAAAAAGAATTAAAATTTATGATTGAAAAATCAGGATTTCAAAATTGTTCATATTATGATTTACATTATGGTATTGTATCTCTACATACAGCTTATAAATATTAA
- a CDS encoding cytochrome c oxidase subunit 3 yields the protein MKNIIKNSYYIPKPTLLPISIAIGITTILISFALFFHKKIYSQYYCLSGSIIMLISITQWIIYINKENKFYTSQVNKSYTICIKWIIFSETCFFCTLLFSLFFIKNWSIPILGGIIHPATTHILIWPKFKSQWPLIINPNNYLFYGPTQYIKPHGIALINTIILSMSGITIYLSEKNLKAKKILYFNINILITILFGIIFIILQYIEYEHAYKKIYLTLNSGIYGSIFYILTGFHGIHVLIGIIILTIIFIYNINTNKFFSKKNNYSNLSLKLSSLYWHFVDIIWIILYIFVYCFH from the coding sequence ATGAAAAACATTATAAAAAATAGTTATTACATTCCAAAACCTACTTTACTTCCAATATCAATAGCAATCGGAATAACAACTATACTAATATCTTTTGCCTTGTTTTTTCATAAAAAAATATATTCGCAATACTATTGCTTATCTGGAAGTATCATTATGCTAATCTCTATAACACAATGGATCATTTACATCAATAAAGAAAACAAATTTTATACATCACAAGTTAATAAATCTTATACAATATGTATAAAATGGATTATTTTTTCTGAAACTTGTTTTTTTTGTACATTACTATTTTCTTTATTTTTTATTAAAAATTGGTCTATACCAATATTAGGAGGAATTATCCATCCAGCAACAACACATATTCTTATATGGCCAAAATTTAAATCACAATGGCCATTAATCATTAATCCAAATAACTATTTATTTTATGGTCCAACACAATATATAAAACCTCATGGTATCGCACTAATAAACACTATCATTTTATCAATGTCAGGAATAACTATTTATCTATCAGAAAAAAACTTAAAAGCCAAAAAAATACTTTATTTTAATATAAACATATTAATAACTATATTATTTGGAATAATATTTATTATACTTCAATATATAGAATATGAACATGCATATAAAAAAATTTATTTAACTTTAAATTCAGGAATCTACGGATCAATATTTTATATATTGACAGGATTTCATGGAATACACGTACTTATAGGTATAATAATATTAACTATTATTTTTATATACAACATAAACACAAACAAATTTTTTTCTAAAAAAAATAATTATTCAAATTTAAGCTTAAAACTATCATCATTATATTGGCATTTCGTTGATATTATTTGGATAATTTTATATATTTTTGTATATTGTTTCCATTAA
- the ubiB gene encoding 2-polyprenylphenol 6-hydroxylase, producing MNKIKQLIRIIYIYKIILKNNLDQIILSLNFFSSFKFIIYLNPWIWFKKKPINRGKSIRKALETLGPVFIKLGQILSMRSDIFPQDIITELYKLQDKVPPFPGEHALSIIETSFKQPVHKIFSKFNINPIASASIAQVHIAKLKNGKEVAVKILRPNIKKIIEQDINIIFNTIKIFNFFYKKIKWLNLKEIIDSIKKNFSYELNLKYEAANASKLKQNFKNSNYLYIPKIFWDYTKENILVMERIYGIPISNIDKLINNKIDLKKIAKIGLKIFFTQIFRDCFFHADMHPGNIFISTLYSKNHEPKYVLIDFGIIGTINDHDKTYLIENLHAFINKDYQKIVRLHIESGWIPIETSQEELENSIRIIFEPIFKKTIKDIKISEILLHILEIANAFKIKILPQLILLQKTLFSIEGLIRQLYPELNFLNTLKPLLEKWIKEQIGIKSFIKKIKKKITSLNKKVPYIPDLIYDTLQLIKEKEIKNNTKKADQKNILHIKNFLLKKIKITYILLIIIIIFYLK from the coding sequence ATGAATAAAATAAAGCAACTTATTAGAATAATATATATATACAAAATAATTTTAAAAAACAACTTAGATCAAATAATTTTATCACTAAACTTTTTTTCTTCTTTTAAATTTATTATTTATTTAAATCCATGGATATGGTTCAAAAAAAAACCAATCAATCGAGGAAAATCTATAAGAAAAGCTCTAGAAACATTGGGTCCTGTCTTTATTAAATTAGGACAAATTCTCTCCATGAGATCAGATATTTTTCCTCAAGACATTATCACAGAACTATATAAACTTCAAGATAAAGTACCTCCATTTCCAGGAGAACATGCACTTTCTATAATAGAAACTTCATTTAAACAACCTGTACATAAAATTTTTTCTAAATTTAATATAAACCCAATCGCATCAGCATCTATAGCACAAGTTCACATTGCTAAACTAAAAAATGGAAAAGAAGTTGCTGTAAAAATTTTACGACCAAACATCAAAAAAATTATAGAACAAGATATAAATATTATCTTTAACACCATAAAGATATTCAATTTTTTTTATAAAAAAATAAAATGGTTAAATTTAAAAGAAATTATCGATTCAATTAAAAAAAATTTTTCATATGAACTTAATTTAAAATATGAAGCAGCAAATGCTAGTAAATTAAAACAAAATTTTAAAAACTCTAATTATCTTTATATTCCAAAAATTTTTTGGGATTATACTAAAGAAAATATTTTAGTAATGGAACGTATATATGGAATTCCAATTTCAAATATTGATAAATTGATAAACAATAAAATAGATCTAAAAAAAATAGCTAAAATAGGATTAAAAATTTTCTTTACTCAAATCTTTAGAGATTGTTTTTTTCATGCAGACATGCATCCTGGAAATATATTTATTTCTACATTATATTCTAAAAATCATGAACCAAAATATGTTCTCATTGATTTTGGAATCATAGGAACAATAAATGATCATGATAAAACATATCTTATTGAAAATTTACATGCCTTTATAAATAAAGATTATCAAAAAATTGTTCGATTACACATAGAATCTGGATGGATTCCCATTGAAACCTCTCAAGAAGAATTAGAAAATTCCATTAGAATCATATTTGAACCAATTTTTAAAAAAACCATAAAAGATATTAAAATTTCAGAAATTTTATTACATATTTTAGAAATAGCTAATGCATTTAAAATAAAAATATTACCTCAACTGATTCTGCTACAAAAAACCCTATTTTCAATAGAAGGGTTAATAAGACAATTATATCCAGAACTAAACTTTTTAAATACACTAAAACCATTACTAGAAAAATGGATTAAAGAACAAATAGGAATCAAATCATTCATAAAAAAAATAAAAAAAAAAATAACCTCATTAAACAAAAAAGTTCCATATATTCCAGATTTAATATATGATACTTTACAACTGATTAAAGAAAAAGAAATAAAAAATAATACCAAAAAAGCTGATCAAAAAAATATTTTGCACATAAAAAATTTTCTATTAAAAAAAATAAAAATAACATACATTTTACTTATTATAATAATCATTTTTTATTTAAAATAA
- the ctaD gene encoding cytochrome c oxidase subunit I, with amino-acid sequence MNKHHDIKKYKLFSTKTIKKIFNFIKKWSSTTNHKNIGSLYLYFSIINLFIGGFMALIIRLELFQPGQQFINSNFFNQMTTMHGLIMVFGVVMPAFTGLANWQIPMMIGAPDMAFPRLNNLSFWLLPFAFIMLISTIFQKGGGPNFGWTMYAPLSTKYAPPSTDYMIFSIHIIGISSILGAINIVTTIINLRAPGMKYMKMPMFVWTWFITSFLLLAIIPVLAAAITMMLADRHLGTSFFEASGGGDPILFQHIFWFFGHPEVYVLVLPAFGVISEVIPTFSRKPLFGYKSMVYAIVVIAFLSFIVWAHHMFTAGISINAELFFMYTTMLIAIPTGIKIFNWISTMYKGSITFETPMLFAISFILLFMIGGFTGIMSSLVPSDYQYQDTYFIVAHFHYTLVPGVIFALFSGIYYWIPKWSGYKYNEKLGKWHFWLSVISVNILFFPMHFLGLAGMPRRVSDYSIQFTNFNMISSIGAFIFGISQIIFLINILQTIFNYKNKSKKVNNIVWDGAKGLEWTLSSPPPYHSFKTPPKIN; translated from the coding sequence ATGAACAAACATCATGACATAAAAAAATATAAATTATTTTCAACAAAAACTATTAAAAAAATTTTTAACTTTATAAAAAAATGGTCTTCTACAACTAACCACAAAAACATAGGAAGCTTATATTTATACTTCTCCATAATAAATCTCTTTATAGGTGGATTCATGGCTTTAATCATTAGATTAGAGTTATTTCAACCAGGGCAACAATTCATAAATTCAAACTTCTTTAATCAAATGACTACTATGCATGGACTAATTATGGTATTCGGAGTCGTTATGCCAGCATTCACAGGTTTAGCAAACTGGCAAATCCCAATGATGATCGGAGCTCCAGACATGGCTTTTCCAAGATTAAATAACCTTAGTTTTTGGTTATTACCATTTGCCTTTATTATGCTAATATCTACTATATTTCAAAAAGGAGGTGGCCCTAACTTTGGATGGACAATGTATGCACCATTATCTACTAAATATGCACCTCCAAGTACTGATTATATGATATTCTCTATTCATATTATAGGTATATCATCTATATTAGGAGCAATCAATATTGTAACAACAATTATAAATTTAAGAGCTCCAGGAATGAAATATATGAAAATGCCTATGTTTGTCTGGACTTGGTTCATTACATCCTTTTTATTGCTAGCTATTATACCAGTATTAGCAGCTGCAATAACTATGATGTTAGCTGATCGTCATTTAGGAACAAGTTTTTTCGAAGCATCAGGTGGTGGCGATCCAATACTTTTTCAACATATTTTTTGGTTTTTTGGTCACCCAGAAGTCTATGTACTAGTATTACCAGCTTTTGGTGTAATATCTGAGGTTATTCCCACATTTAGTAGAAAACCATTATTTGGATACAAATCCATGGTTTATGCAATAGTTGTTATTGCATTTTTATCATTCATTGTATGGGCACATCATATGTTCACAGCAGGTATTTCTATAAACGCCGAACTATTTTTTATGTACACAACAATGTTAATAGCCATACCTACTGGAATAAAAATTTTTAATTGGATTAGTACAATGTACAAAGGATCTATTACATTTGAAACTCCTATGTTATTTGCAATATCCTTTATATTACTATTCATGATTGGAGGATTCACTGGAATAATGTCTTCTTTAGTTCCATCCGATTATCAATATCAAGATACCTACTTTATTGTAGCTCATTTTCATTATACATTAGTACCAGGAGTTATCTTTGCATTATTCTCAGGAATATATTATTGGATTCCAAAATGGAGTGGATATAAGTACAATGAAAAATTAGGTAAATGGCATTTTTGGTTATCAGTAATTTCAGTAAACATTCTTTTTTTTCCAATGCACTTTTTAGGATTAGCTGGGATGCCTAGAAGAGTATCAGATTACTCTATACAATTCACTAATTTTAATATGATCTCATCAATAGGAGCATTTATATTTGGAATATCCCAAATAATATTTTTAATAAATATATTACAGACTATTTTTAATTACAAAAATAAATCTAAAAAAGTCAATAATATAGTATGGGATGGAGCAAAAGGACTAGAATGGACTTTATCATCCCCTCCACCTTATCATAGCTTCAAAACACCACCAAAAATTAATTAG
- a CDS encoding FAD-dependent oxidoreductase gives MIIETDILIIGSGIIGMILALTLKNNGYKVLLIEKNSISNKKSSTNYYSKNIFLSLNSIYILKKLKIWNFLQKKSTPIYKIYISAYQHFGKICIERKTNKPVGYIIEANTINKILYKIIDKNFILCSSILKDINTLKRTATIYNIDSKIKTYINFQLIVASDGTTSSVRKMIGSENKIEKIHKQKAITANITIKKNYSYTAYKYFKYSESLAVLPINPSQITIIWILPTKKAQWLLNTNKKFFLKYLQKHFGYKLGKFICISKKRLLHQLYQSAMPKVTLWPIIFIGNAANTLHPIGAQGFNLGLRDINILIKYIIQHKITPKMLISYQNNREKDHKITINITKIITKIFKNKSHKTNFLRSLGFLAINNIKFLKKILIHYTLGYNTNLYN, from the coding sequence ATGATAATAGAAACTGATATTCTTATCATTGGAAGTGGAATTATAGGGATGATACTAGCTTTAACATTAAAAAACAATGGCTATAAAGTATTATTGATAGAAAAAAATTCTATAAGCAATAAAAAATCTTCTACAAACTATTATTCAAAAAACATCTTTTTGTCTTTGAATAGTATTTATATTCTAAAAAAACTAAAAATTTGGAATTTTTTACAAAAAAAATCAACTCCAATTTATAAAATATACATTTCAGCATATCAACATTTCGGAAAAATTTGCATAGAAAGAAAAACAAATAAACCCGTTGGATATATTATAGAGGCTAATACAATAAATAAAATTTTATATAAAATAATAGATAAAAATTTTATATTATGTTCTTCAATACTTAAAGACATAAATACTCTTAAAAGAACTGCAACTATTTACAATATAGATTCTAAAATAAAAACATATATTAACTTTCAATTAATTGTTGCATCAGACGGAACCACATCATCTGTAAGAAAAATGATTGGATCAGAAAATAAAATAGAAAAAATTCATAAACAAAAAGCTATTACAGCAAATATAACTATAAAAAAAAATTATTCATACACAGCATATAAATATTTTAAATATTCTGAATCTTTAGCTGTACTTCCAATTAATCCATCTCAAATAACTATTATTTGGATATTACCAACTAAAAAAGCTCAATGGCTTTTGAATACAAATAAAAAATTTTTTTTAAAATATTTACAAAAACATTTTGGATACAAGTTAGGAAAATTTATATGTATAAGCAAAAAACGTTTATTACATCAACTATATCAATCTGCTATGCCAAAAGTAACTCTATGGCCAATAATATTTATTGGAAATGCTGCAAATACTTTACATCCCATTGGAGCACAAGGATTTAATTTAGGATTGCGTGATATAAATATACTAATAAAATACATAATTCAACATAAAATAACACCAAAAATGCTTATTTCATATCAAAACAATCGTGAAAAAGATCATAAAATTACCATTAATATCACCAAAATCATAACAAAAATTTTTAAAAATAAATCTCATAAAACAAATTTTTTAAGAAGTTTAGGTTTTTTAGCAATAAACAATATAAAATTTTTAAAAAAAATTTTAATACATTATACATTAGGTTACAATACCAATTTATACAATTAA
- a CDS encoding APC family permease produces the protein MKNKQYLLNNFSFTMIIVNSIGSIRNLSITALFGNKIIIFFILGTIFFLIPMALITAELSSKINKKENNIYYQIKKALGKKIAFLIIWIQWIENIIWYPTILSFISGTIIYSIFPLKANNPYFIWATILISFWLVTIINLNGIYVSSLFNNICTILGLFTPILLIISVGFLWIILKNPIQISLKIKNININWFDQNMWSSLTSVIMSFCGIEIATAYVNNIYNPQYNFIRVLSYSISILLIIFILGSLSIAIILPKKNIDLIKGIMQIFNIFLKKYHLDHLFIVQTIGILLSIGCLGSVNNWIIVPTKGLLFAAKDKNLPNFLTKINSNGSPVIILIIQGIIVSLISTLFLFIPNINNSYWILNTITTQLYMLMYLFMIITVVKLRIINTSPKKSSHFQIPGGITGLTITVLLGSIGELITLIYSFIPPKNIYLSKRIYYKSILIIGIIIICIIPILIQFLKTKNYIKK, from the coding sequence ATGAAAAATAAGCAATATTTACTTAATAATTTTAGTTTTACAATGATTATTGTAAATTCTATAGGTAGCATTAGAAATTTATCAATCACTGCTTTATTTGGCAATAAAATTATAATATTTTTTATATTAGGAACTATATTTTTCTTAATTCCAATGGCATTAATAACAGCAGAATTGTCTTCGAAAATTAATAAAAAAGAAAATAATATTTATTATCAAATAAAAAAAGCATTAGGAAAAAAAATAGCATTTTTAATAATTTGGATACAATGGATAGAAAATATCATTTGGTATCCAACAATATTATCTTTTATATCTGGAACAATAATATACTCGATATTTCCTTTAAAAGCTAATAACCCATATTTTATATGGGCAACAATCTTAATTTCCTTTTGGTTAGTAACCATAATCAACCTTAATGGTATTTATGTATCATCATTATTTAACAATATATGTACTATATTAGGATTATTTACACCTATATTGTTAATAATATCCGTAGGATTTTTATGGATTATATTAAAAAACCCTATACAAATTTCATTAAAAATAAAAAATATTAATATTAATTGGTTCGATCAAAATATGTGGTCATCACTAACATCTGTTATAATGTCATTTTGTGGAATTGAAATAGCAACAGCATATGTAAATAATATTTATAACCCTCAATATAACTTTATACGAGTATTATCTTATTCCATATCAATTTTACTTATTATTTTCATACTAGGATCTTTGTCTATTGCAATAATTTTGCCCAAAAAAAATATCGATTTAATAAAAGGTATTATGCAAATTTTTAATATTTTTTTAAAAAAATATCATTTAGATCATCTATTCATTGTTCAAACCATAGGAATATTATTATCTATAGGATGTCTTGGAAGTGTTAACAATTGGATTATAGTACCTACTAAAGGATTACTATTCGCTGCTAAAGATAAAAACCTTCCAAATTTCTTAACAAAAATAAACTCCAATGGATCACCTGTAATAATATTAATTATACAAGGAATTATTGTCAGTCTAATATCAACATTATTTCTATTTATACCAAACATAAATAATTCTTATTGGATACTAAATACCATAACAACACAACTTTACATGCTAATGTATTTATTCATGATCATTACAGTAGTTAAATTACGTATAATAAATACCTCACCAAAAAAATCTTCACATTTTCAAATTCCAGGAGGTATTACTGGATTAACAATTACAGTCCTATTAGGGAGCATCGGAGAATTAATTACATTAATATATAGTTTTATACCACCTAAAAATATTTATCTTTCTAAAAGAATATACTATAAATCAATTCTTATAATTGGAATCATAATAATTTGTATAATCCCTATATTGATTCAGTTTTTAAAAACAAAAAATTACATAAAAAAATAA
- a CDS encoding cytochrome c oxidase assembly protein → MRTKNKKILIILILIEILMFGFGFTLIPIYNKFCKALKNNKKNLLSNNFYQKNNEIFLRKKITIEFITNYDSSLPWRFYPKIPKITIYSGQKTKIIFYAENNSKKIIYIRAIPNIIPINSKQFFKKIKCFCFTKQTLNPNQTTEMTLIFYIDINIPKNIKNIILSYTFYKI, encoded by the coding sequence ATGAGAACAAAAAATAAAAAAATATTAATTATATTAATACTTATAGAGATATTAATGTTTGGATTCGGATTTACATTAATCCCAATATACAACAAATTTTGTAAAGCTTTAAAAAATAACAAAAAAAACCTATTATCAAACAATTTCTATCAAAAAAATAATGAAATCTTTCTCAGAAAGAAAATAACGATAGAATTTATTACAAATTATGATAGCAGTCTACCATGGAGGTTCTATCCTAAAATACCAAAAATCACAATATATTCTGGTCAAAAAACTAAAATAATTTTTTATGCAGAAAATAATAGCAAAAAAATAATTTATATTAGAGCTATACCAAATATTATACCAATCAACTCAAAACAATTTTTTAAAAAAATAAAATGCTTTTGCTTTACAAAACAAACATTAAATCCAAATCAAACCACAGAAATGACATTAATATTTTACATTGACATAAACATACCAAAAAATATTAAAAATATAATTCTAAGCTACACTTTTTATAAAATATAA